TTTTTTTCGCAGTTTGCTGATAAATGCCATGAGGTTATTGTCGTCAAAATCATATTCTTCTGTCCACACCTGCATATAAAGTTGCTTTTTAGTAAAGACCCGTCCCTTGTTGGACGCCAGAAATAGAAGCAAGTCAAACTCCTTGCCGGTCAAGTCTACCGGGAGATTCTGAACCGTTACGGTTCGGTTGATTTTATCAATTACCATATCTTTCAGAAGCATGGTGGCGGCTTCGTTTCCAGTCACAGGGTTTAAGGTGGTATAGCGCCGGATTAGAGAATTGACACGAGCCATCAGTTCGCTAATTCCAAACGGCTTTGTCAGATAATCGTCCGCCCCCAGCCGCAGACCAGAAACCTTATCTTCTTCGTCGCTTTTGGCGGTCAGCATCAGCACCGGCACATTGTTTTTCTCTCGGATTTTCTGCAATACTTGAAACCCGTTCATATCTGGCATCATCACAT
This window of the Oscillospiraceae bacterium genome carries:
- a CDS encoding DNA-binding response regulator; amino-acid sequence: MNSVLIIDDDKELCALMKKCVEQENLSAVVAHGGLEGLRLLEKNKDTCSLIILDVMMPDMNGFQVLQKIREKNNVPVLMLTAKSDEEDKVSGLRLGADDYLTKPFGISELMARVNSLIRRYTTLNPVTGNEAATMLLKDMVIDKINRTVTVQNLPVDLTGKEFDLLLFLASNKGRVFTKKQLYMQVWTEEYDFDDNNLMAFISKLRKKIEPNPEQPFYIQTVRGVGYRFNKEA